One region of Salvia miltiorrhiza cultivar Shanhuang (shh) chromosome 3, IMPLAD_Smil_shh, whole genome shotgun sequence genomic DNA includes:
- the LOC131014772 gene encoding SEC12-like protein 1 produces MPESAYILYIHGERESRNFQFQLTSNKQNLDLPKIASKTPTTKPQFASSKKMEGMDAPGQGTVTCAAWIRRPENAHLVAVGKSKPSSIEIFSWNPITTSLSASPKAKYELGEGVDPVIIAVHPGGDELVCSTSTGDCKLFELYGREDKIKLTSKEQLLLQGIGPQKCLAFSVDGTRFATGGVDGCLRLFEWPKMLAILEEPRAHKSFQDMDFSLDSEFLATTSADGSAIIWNTSDGTPVTTLTRISDEKIELCRFSKDGTKPFLFCSVQRGNKPLTVVYDISTWKKVGHKRLLRKPAAIMSISLDGKYLALGSKDGDICVVEVKKMEVYHWSKRQHLGSEISSLEFCPSERVVLTTSNEWGVMATKLTVPADWKDWQIYMLLLGLFLASLVAFYIIFENSDSFWNFPIAQDQAARPNIETVVGNEQFGKNMLDLDYVEF; encoded by the exons ATGCCGGAGTCCgcatacatattatatatacatggagagagagagagtcgcaATTTCCAATTTCAACTAACTTCAAACAAACAAAATCTCGATTTACCTAAAATTGCCTCAAAAACCCCAACGACCAAACCCCAATTTGCGTCCTCGAAGAAAATGGAGGGTATGGATGCTCCGGGGCAGGGGACAGTGACATGCGCCGCCTGGATTCGGCGGCCGGAGAACGCGCATTTGGTAGCGGTGGGGAAATCAAAGCCGTCCTCTATCGAGATCTTCTCCTGGAATCCTATCACCACTTCTCTCTCTGCCTCTCCCAAG GCTAAGTATGAACTTGGAGAAGGCGTTGATCCGGTAATTATTGCGGTGCATCCCGGTGGAGATGAATTAGTTTGTTCCACTAGTACTGGTGATTGCAA ATTGTTCGAGTTGTATGGCCGGGAAGACAAAATAAAACTTACTTCAAAAGAACAGCTTCTACTGCAGGGCATTGGCCCACAGAAATGCTTGGCTTTTAGTGTTGATGGAACTAGATTTGCTACTGGCGGAGTT GATGGATGCCTTAGGTTATTCGAGTGGCCAAAAATGCTTGCCATTTTAGAAGAACCAAGAGCTCATAAATCATTTCAAGACATGGATTTTAG CTTAGACTCAGAGTTTTTAGCTACAACCTCAGCTGATGGTTCGGCGATAATATGGAACACAAGTGATGGCACTCCAGTTACTACTTTGACACGGATCTCT GATGAGAAGATTGAACTCTGCCGATTTTCTAAAGATGGGACAAAACCATTTTTGTTTTGCTCTGTTCAAAGAG GAAATAAACCACTTACTGTTGTTTATGATATAAGCACATGGAAAAAAGTTGGGCACAAAAGGTTACTTAGAAAACCGGCTGCGATAATGTCTATTAGTTTGGATGGGAAATATCTTGCTCT TGGGAGCAAGGATGGAGATATATGTGTTGTCGAAGTGAAAAAGATGGAGGTCTACCACTGGAGCAAGAGGCAACACCTGGGTTCTGAAATTTCATCATTGGAGTTTTGTCCTAGTGAAAG GGTAGTTCTTACCACTTCTAACGAATGGGGAGTGATGGCAACGAAGCTCACTGTTCCTGCTGATTGGAAAG ATTGGCAAATCTACATGCTACTGTTGGGGCTGTTTCTGGCATCACTTGTTGCATTTTACATAATCTTTGAGAATTCTGATTCCTTCTGGAACTTTCCAATTGCACAGGATCAAGCTGCTCGACCAAACATTGAAACTGTAGTGGGGAATGAGCAATTTGGCAAAAATATGTTGGACCTAGATTATGTTGAATTCTAA
- the LOC131014773 gene encoding phosphoglucan phosphatase DSP4, amyloplastic, with protein sequence MNCLQHLARTSALPLQSLSGYSGKPSCVATSLAMVKGTGLSRRSIVVAEAAPGSVPSAESEKIDEKSETYSHDMTAAMGAVLTYRHELGMNYNFIRPDLIVGSCLQTPADVDKLRAIGVKTIFCLQQNSDLEYFGVDIAAIREYANSFDDIQHVRAEIRDFDAFDLRFRLPAVVSKLHKAIVQNGGVAYIHCTAGLGRAPATAVAYMYWIQGYTLKEAHELLMSKRSCFPKLEAIKSATADILTGTKKKPVKLKWHGTGCSTVEVSGLDIGWGQRMPLSYSEEEGVWILHRNLPEGHYEYKYIVDGGWTCNKHELITNPNHDGHVNNYVEVFDDNPGSNSHEIRSRLMSDDPNLSSVERAKIRQFLESFADEE encoded by the exons ATGAATTGCCTCCAGCATCTTGCGAG AACCTCGGCTTTGCCTCTGCAGAGCTTGAGTGGTTACTCTGGGAAGCCGTCGTGCGTTGCCACTTCATTG GCGATGGTGAAAGGTACTGGTTTATCACGAAGATCCATCGTCGTTGCTGAG GCAGCACCCGGTTCTGTTCCAAGTGCAGAAAGTGAGAAAATCGATGAGAAATCTGAAACATACAGTCACGACATGACTGCAGCTATGGGGGCTG TGTTAACGTATAGGCACGAACTTGGAATGAACTACAACTTCATTCGTCCGGACCTCATTGTAGGTTCATGCCTACAG ACTCCAGCGGATGTTGACAAGCTTCGCGCAATTGGAGTGAAAACTATATTCTGCTTGCAGCAAAATTCAGATCTCGA GTACTTTGGGGTCGATATAGCTGCCATCCGCGAATATGCCAACAGCTTCGATGACATTCAACATGTGCGTGCTGAAATTAG GGATTTTGATGCATTTGATCTGCGATTCCGGCTTCCGGCAGTTGTAAGTAAACTGCACAAGGCCATCGTTCAGAATGGAGGTGTGGCCTATATACACTGTACCGCTGGGCTCGGAAGAGCACCTGCAACTGCT GTGGCTTACATGTATTGGATTCAAGGCTACACGCTCAAAGAAGCACACGAATTACTTATG AGCAAGCGATCATGCTTTCCGAAGTTAGAAGCTATAAAAAGTGCAACTGCTGACATC CTGACAGGCACTAAAAAGAAACCTGTGAAGTTGAAGTGGCATGGTACTGGTTGTTCGACGGTGGAAGTCTCTGGGCTCGACATCGGTTGGGGGCAG AGAATGCCCTTGTCGTACAGCGAAGAAGAAGGTGTATGGATCCTACACAGAAACCTACCT GAAGGACACTATGAATACAAGTACATTGTGGATGGCGGATGGACGTGCAATAAGCACGAGCTCATCACTAACCCCAACCATGATGGTCATGTCAACAACTACGTCGAG GTGTTTGACGATAATCCCGGTAGCAACTCGCATGAAATTCGGAGTAGATTAATGAGCGATGACCCTAACCTTTCAAGCGTTGAACGTGCTAAAATTAGACAGTTTCTTGAAAGCTTTGCTGATGAGGAGTAA
- the LOC131014775 gene encoding LOW QUALITY PROTEIN: uncharacterized protein LOC131014775 (The sequence of the model RefSeq protein was modified relative to this genomic sequence to represent the inferred CDS: deleted 1 base in 1 codon) — protein MKCLCVSNSALISPRKKACPQSFFNWDFGRSKKPEPIYYQDIDLPFSPSLLSKTFLKGRELKCCYKAKTDGFSATEFHNKCDFKGPCVIIGYTTSNFKFGAFNPEGYRSTDDYYDSFDAFLFYWPDDDDDGAAPVVLPKVGGSGAALFDYARGGPQFGADGLLIGPPLAPVMGGFAGPDTNSGVGDLRQARSRLGLSYAKRADGKESLFGDESRVTLDQVLVFCSPQIASLY, from the exons ATGAAGTGTTTGTGTGTGTCAAATTCTGCATTAATATCGCCTAGGAAGAAGGCATGCCCacagagcttcttcaactggGATTTTGGCAGAAGCAAAAAACCAGAGCCCATCTACTATCAAGATATTGACCTCCCATTCTCTCCTTCTCTTTTATCCAAAACATTCTTGAAAG GTAGGGAGCTGAAATGCTGCTACAAGGCAAAAACAGATGGATTCAGCGCAACCGAATTCCACAACAAATGCGACTTTAAAGGGCCATGCGTCATCATTGGCTACACAACTAGCAACTTCAAATTTGGCGCCTTCAACCCCGAGGGCTACAGGAGCACCGACGACTATTACGACTCCTTCGATGCATTCCTCTTCTACTGGCCCGAC GACGACGACGACGGGGCCGCCCCCGTCGTCCTGCCCAAGGTTGGGGGCAGCGGAGCCGCCCTCTTCGACTACGCCCGTGGGGGCCCCCAGTTCGGGGCCGATGGGCTCCTCATCGGGCCGCCGCTGGCCCCCGTGATGGGCGGGTTTGCGGGGCCCGATACGAACTCGGGCGTCGGCGATCTGAGGCAGGCTAGGTCTAGGCTGGGGCTGTCCTATGCTAAGAGGGCTGATGGGAAGGAGTCTTTATTTGGGGATGAGTCTAGGGTTACTCTTGATCAAGTCTTGGTGTTTTGTAGTCCTCAAATTGCTAGCTTGTATTAG
- the LOC131014776 gene encoding LOW QUALITY PROTEIN: uncharacterized protein LOC131014776 (The sequence of the model RefSeq protein was modified relative to this genomic sequence to represent the inferred CDS: deleted 1 base in 1 codon) yields MQAGKVGWAGQAFALASSNDSGGKKTRVRRSKEERKSIAESFIKKYQNSNDGNFPSLNLTHKEVGGSFYTVREIVREIIQENRVLAPPKVSPEENGLSGFLEQHPLGSISMEPIIDRGDAVTHVEAQRNSIFKCRQCSTSSESYELADKDGGSNRTSESHHLPNHYHDESMEEVSNSPQMKSHKFEENIVNGFVVADHHKDIDEGRRGQMLNNEQYHVKNNQTVDKDKEFGERIYTEPTAIKTLNQEKLEAHNVELSRPFKSHTYSDIVVETFPLRPVPTTIDKMAEESGEQQEAVEMLEDKGTAQEKNTFTQSSSSFVNDKGDNVPPHSTAELNGENRDAEVVQILQGPSMETAKHPSAFKTSELDAGDIGELESKASLLDGAEASSTTKTLISEDSSAAVVGKSSDRDNSSVAKGNNPTLDRINLETWDGAAKKSPQPESNPLLALVKAIISSFVKFWTE; encoded by the exons ATGCAAGCTGGCAAGGTTGGCTGGGCTGGGCAAGCATTTGCACTTGCCTCCAGCAATGACTCAGGTGGGAAGAAGACACGAGTTAGACGGTCAAAAGAGGAGAGGAAATCGATAGCTGAGTCATTCATAAAGAA ATATCAGAATTCGAATGATGGAAATTTCCCATCCCTCAACCTTACACACAAAGAAGTTGGTGGTTCTTTCTATACAGTCAGGGAGATTGTTCGAGAGATTATTCAAGAAAATCGAGTCTTAGCTCCTCCAAAAGTGTCTCCTGAAGAAAATGGCCTTTCTGGATTCTTGGAACAGCACCCGTTAGGATCTATCTCAATGGAACCAATTATTGATAGAGGTGATGCGGTAACACATGTTGAAGCCCAACGAAATTCAATTTTTAAGTGCAGACAATGT TCCACCTCTAGTGAGTCTTATGAGTTGGCTGACAAAGATGGAGGTTCTAATCGAACAAGTGAAAGCCATCATCTACCTAATCATTATCATGATGAAAGCATGGAAGAGGTTTCAAACTCACCTCAAATGAAAAGCCACAAATTTGAGGAAAATATTGTGAATGGATTTGTGGTGGCTGATCATCACAAAGATATTGATGAGGGACGACGGGGTCAAATGCTTAATAACGAGCAATATCATGTTAAGAACAATCAGACAGTTGACAAGGACAAAGAATTTGGGGAAAGAATATATACTGAGCCCACAGCAATCAAGACTCTGAATCAAGAGAAACTCGAAGCTCATAATGTAGAATTGTCTCGACCTTTCAAATCTCATACGTACTCTGATATTGTGGTGGAAACATTTCCGCTGAGGCCTGTACCTACAACAATTGACAAAATGGCGGAAGAATCTGGTGAACAACAAGAGGCAGTTGAAATGTTGGAAGATAAGGGAACGGCTCAAGAAAAGAATACATTTACGCAGAGCTCTTCTAGTTTTGTCAATGACAAAGGTGACAATGTGCCTCCACATTCGACTGCGGAACTGAATGGTGAAAACAGGGATGCAGAAGTGGTGCAAATTCTTCAAGGCCCATCAATGGAAACTGCCAAACATCCATCAGCATTCAAAACCAGTGAACTTGATGCAGGTGACATTGGAGAGCTTGAATCTAAGGCTTCCTTGCTCGATGGAGCTGAG GCCAGTAGTACTACCAAAACGTTGATCTCTGAGGACTCCAGCGCAGCAGTTGTAGGAAAATCCAGTGATCGAGATAATAGCAGTGTGGCAAAGGGAAACAATCCCACACTCGACAGAATTAATCT TGAAACTTGGGATGGAGCAGCCAAGAAATCTCCTCAACCTGAAAGTAATCCTCTCCTGGCATTAGTGAAGGCGATTATCTCTTCGTTTGTGAAGTTTTGGACCGAATAA